The region AAAGGCACCGCTACAAAAAACTGGCACAGATTGTGGCATGTATTGCAGAAAGACAGACAAGCGTGGTGCCCAGATCACACGATGTCAAATTATTTTTACAGGTATATAAAATTACACCAATGTACACCACAAGAAAAAGCTAGAAAATTAAACAAATGCCAGCGCTGCTGCTTCTAGCTTGGCGGAACTACTCGCCCCACTAGTGAGATAGGCAGAATCAGCATGAACATGTGGGGATTCCCTCGAAATGCAGAATGCAGAACCGCCTCTGGAAGTGTGCCATGCATGAATgctgacaaaagaaaaaaaaaaaaaaggaaggcggAGGTGGGGGTCATCACAAAAGAAATCCAGAAGGCACTTTAAGTCTGCCAGTCATCTCAACAACATTTCAGGTGTCACACAGACATCCGTTTACAACTACGAACTTTGAACCAACATGCATGCAACACTGTAGTATGCAATGTTTACTTACTCGTCAAAGGTCACATCTGGGGTGCAAGTGAAATTCCTGCTTGTACGTTGCGTCATGCCTGTGAGGTTCTCGCAGTACTGGAGATGCACCAGGTGAGGGAAGCGTAGGCTGAGCTCCTTTATTGGCCTACTTCTCCGGTGCATGACTGGTTGCCTAGCTGACATAAGTACGGCACAGTCGCTAATTGGTTTTATAGTTTTTAAAGTGTTCACTTGAAGTGCCGTAGATCTCATTAACTTTATTGTTGTGTTCACCTGGAttcctgcagagtggaaaaacACAATGCAAAGCTCGCATTAAAAGAGCACCAGAACAGTAGCATTGAAGAACACAGCAGTAAATTTGACAAAGTGCATGGCACAAGGTACCAGCAGACATAAAGCAGCAGCAAGCACGCTCTAGCAGATAAGATTCTACTTATCTACCTTATTTTCATTTCTGTGGTGATGCTGTTAAACAAAAAATGCAGACTTGCTGCGTATTCATACTCCATCAAAGAAAACAGCAGTAATTTTGGCTAGAAGCTAGGTATCTGTATTCGAGCGTATACATACCAACGCTCGGGCCCAATAACGGTTTAGCCTGCACTCCTTTCGCATTTCCGACGCTGCGGTAACCATAACCAATTCTTTCTGCGGGTCTCTGCAGGAAATCCGTCTGCGTCTCCGCGTTTTTGGCGCCAGGGGAAAGAGCCTGTAATGTACCGAAAGTTTATGAAGCCGGCCGTGTGCTGCGCCAGACAAAACTGCAACCACAGCGACAAAAGCACACACTTATACCTCCGCGTTACTTTCCATGCAGGTGCGTGCCGGTAATGTCACCTTCCGAGATCAAAACGGCAACGTTAGCCTTTAAATAAAGGCAGCTAGCTATCGGTACCATAGAGGGCTGCGTAGGCTCGGTGAATTTTAGTATTGAAATGAAGAGAGCATGCGCGTCAAGAAGAGGACAGTGCTCACCACGACACATTCGTCTTGCAGCAGCGGTGCTTCCCAGGTGAAGGTTTTGCTACTGATTTCTATCGGTTTCAGGTGGAATGAAGTGTTGTGAAGTTCTTCGAAGGATGAAAGAAATATCGACGGAACAGCGTTGCGACGAAGTCGCACATGGAAAGGCACTTCCACTGATTGCCTTAAGAGATAATTATGCTCGTAATCCTCCGGGcggaaatgcagagagcacacatGTCGTCTCATCGGCTCCTTTACTTCCCGCTGTAGCATGGGAACAGAACTGAACCAGCGGGAACGTCGAGGTTCGTCAGGCGGCACCGTGTGGTAGTTGACATTGCTGTCGGAGCTTTTAGTACCCTTGTTCAGACGACGTGGACCGTTCGGGCACCCCGCGACATCGCACCGACCTGGCATTTCGCCACTGGCAATCGGTAactagatagataaactttatcaAAAGAATAATCAGACTTTTCTGTTGCCCTGAGCGCTAGAACTGACCGAGCGGCGAGCAAGAGCACCGACCGCACATGACAACGCCGCGAAATACAAAACATTGCCGCGGCCGACCAAAACCAGAACTTGACACTGAGCGCAACGGTCGCTAATGTTCAGCAATAACTCAAGCATACTAAATATGATTGTTATGGTCAAAATTTGTCTAAGGTAATTTTTATTTCTAACATGTagctgtaacaaaaaaaaaggtgttgTTTAGAAAATGGCGTTCATGACGTCATTGAATAGCATTCTCTGGATTTGAAATGCGGATTCTAAacgctatgtttttttttttttgttttttttgctagTTAAATGCGGTACAAGCTATTGTGAAAGCCGAAAATCCGTCATAGACTTAGAGTCATGCGTCGAGTTTCGGACCACGGACTACGACCGTGTTTCATCCACTGGTGACGCCATCTGGACAACGCTTGCCGGATCTCGAAGGCATATAATTTAGCTGTTTGCATGCGGTGATTGCTATTTTGGAGCTGGAACACGTACTAGAAATCGGGTTTTGGACCAAAACTTgattgaaaatgaaaaaaaagagcaAACTGTCCTACAACGGGGCACAGCACTTGGCCGTACGGTCTTTGTTTCGGCACTTTCTTGGTACTTTTTGTGTATGTTTCACTTGCATTTCGCCTACTCGGTTAATATATGGTTGCGCATGTTAATTAATACTGCATTCTCGGCGAATATTGCAGTGGTGTAAAAATAATGTATTCCTGTGCAACAAAAGTAAAGAAGCAAGCGATGCGACAAAGTTGTAATTATTTGAGGAGCTCAAATAATTAGGTTGTTTTATTTCAGCTAATAGTGGCCACTGTCTTGAGTCTAGCTAACAACGCCACAATGAAGAGTGAAAGGAAATTATAATAGCCGCCTTTTGCCTCAGTGTTATGACGTCCTGCGTCTAGAGAGTGCCGTGTCACACGTGGTCTTCATATAAAAACATTAGTTAGCTTTCACTTTGAAGCAGCGAATTAAAGCGCAATGACCCACAATTTAATTGCAAGGCAAAATAGAATTTTGCCTGTGGCGCCACAAACACATAATAAAAGAGCACCTCTGATCGCCGAACCTCTAAGCGACAATCATGCAATTATCGCAATTATCATAATGCATTTGTCGTAATATAAAGTGCATGACGCGACATGATATGAGTAGAAgctcacgatttttttttttttttgtactgctgAGTAATGCCAATGCCACCCAGTTTATGCTTCATTATATTACCGAAATTGCGGAGTGACCAATTAACACATCGTGACAAGTCGATCACGAAAACGTGGCATTCACGTCTCGCTGCTACGACTTCTTTTGTTTAAAACGGGGTAATATGCTTTTCGTGATGCACTAGAATAAGCACGAAACGTTAATAAAATTGACAGGCTTGGGGCGAGCGGATTGCGGCGGTCACATATCGTGTGCTCAATGCGAGCAGTCACTGTTCTTACTACTGCGCAAAGACGACAGCGCAAGGTTAAATACTTTTCTACACCGTCAAAGCACCAGCGCTGCCGAAGTAGGACGCCCCCTCTTGCCTCGCCTCCCCCGTGCCTCGCCCGCGAACGAAGAAGCGCGTTTCCgtcccgcctttctccctcgcgcgggcgagattgaacggcgatcgtcggctgaccctcgcaagctttcacccgcacatacagcgtacggcgcgcggcgacaatgcTATTGTgtttggactttgtacggaacatcacggcgacgacgacggtgacggcagaagtgcgcttggagtgtcaatataattgctatcgcaataaaatagaaatgcataatcggGTAAATAACAAACATTCGCTAATGAAgttgtaactaattaccttatggatATGGCAATATACAAACTCTAGCGGGGGAGACTGCAGGGCCTGATTTGAAAGACTTGTGTGGATTAAACCATTTACGACATATGCGCCGGCAAACTTGCGGTAAAGATGCGCTGTCGTTCCACTCACTTTCTTAataaaatgtcgttttatgcattgaagcacaaaagtaactggaacgcccatgcatttctccgcaaagttcgggaatttacccgccgtggttgctcagtggttatggtgttgggctgctgagctcaaagtcgcgagatcgaatcccggccacgacgcggccgcatttcgatgggggcgaaatgcagaaaacacccgtgtacttagatttaggtacccattaaagaacccaaggtggtcgaaattaatccggagtcccccactacggcctgcctcataatcagatagtggtcttggcacgtcaaaccccataaaaaaaaagttcgggaattagtatcACCAAACTGGTGccaccctgagaattcgttccaagtggatccgccttgcgaactcctcggctagaatttgtaaatttcaatacgttccataaggcaattagttaaaaaaatTAGTGCAATTTTGTTAATCAGTCAActgtttatttcattttttgttcaagtaaaccagctcatggactagaattgtgctatctgccacaggcaactaaaaaaaaaaaaaaaaaactatgaaagtgttcactgaaacaccggGTAAGTAATATGTGGCCACGTATTTATTTGTGGCGTTTAATTACAGGCGACTGAAGTTCTTAATGCAACTGCTCGAAATAAACACCTTCACCGGAAATTGGGCTATGATTCTGCAAAGTCATTCCAGTGTGCTGTCTCTTTGTTAAACATTTTTGCGATATAATGCTCCCTGGAAGACATGCTGCAACTTTTCGCGTTATATCTTCCGATGGGCCTGAAGAGGAAGCTTTTCGCCTCAGGAGCTTCGATAGAAATATATGGGAACGGACAACTTGTTTCGTTAGGCATCTATCGCGCCGAATACTAGAAAGTTTGCTGCATTTAAAGGAAAAGAACGTTAAATCAGCCAACTGTAGAGAGCACATTTTGGATTTAGGTATTCAAGTTTTTGATAATAATCGCTAAATATAACGAAATAACACATGCAAAAGGGAACATCAAGCTCACGACTGTGCAACTAAGCAAAAAGAGAAAGGTAAAGCACACCTCTGAGACATCTGAAGTGAACAATAGTAATATACTGTATCTCGCTCTGACTTGAATTACGTATACCAATAATTTGTGAGTGGGGAATTTGCTGAACCGGCGGAAAATTTTAAACAATTTTACGCTTCATgcagatgctctaacagatgcaattTATAGAACCGCGATATCTGTTTTTAGAGGTCAGTTACAGACTTGTAAACTCTTAGCGCTTCAACTTTTTTAACTTATCAATTTTGGAAGATATGTGTGAAACCAATCGGGCCTCAAACCAATATTTTGCTACTTATAGTCGTTAGAATTCAGCGCTATTTCCTAAACGCAACAAATTTAATATAAATAGGTTCCGTAACTGTCTAATGAGAGAATTTTGCATTTTAAAAGTTCAGTAGAGTTTTGTTAATTGGGCTCCGGTTAATTCAattttcggttaattcgaccctgaccaAAAATCTTGGATTTCTATTTGCAAGGGCATTCGTTATTTCCATCCAGAAGTGGGCCCTCACCAGAGATTTCGAACTTTTGGTTGGCACAAAGGCGCCATGTACCAATGGTGACTCCTGTCATGACCGCCAGTAAGGTCTCAAGCGAAGACGGGTAGCTCACAACGaatgattacagtatttacccgattctaacgcgcgcctatgtttttttttaatgtgttccGAAAATTTTCTGCGCGGATCAATTAGATACCAAACCAAAGCCACGTTAGTGACTTTTGCAACTGCCTGCCGTATGAGTCAGCCTATAGGCAGCGTCATCgccatcacaagatggcgacAAAACGCGCGTATTGCGTAACCCGACGGCGCTCCGCATTCAGTATCACTACGAAACTTCATTAAAGAGTAAGTTATCTTGCACGTCCTCACCATTTCCTCCCGGTGCTTAACGAAGTGTATACGTCCATTGGGAACACTGGTTTCTGATTAAACCAATTGTCCCCGAGACTGCGTTTTGCGGTACTACGGGAGGGAAGTCGTCAACGGTTGTAGCGCTAGGAGCCCAGAAAGACAGATGTGGTACAACAGCCTCGTAACGTTTATTTTGCGCTGCAGTTTGATTGGTTCGCTGTAGGCACACCCCaattacggtgtgcctcataatcagatcatggttccgGTACGCAAAACCCCCCAATTAATTAAAGCTACTACGCCTTTTCTGGGCTGTTATCGGTTCGCCATGCCCTAGACAACGGCAGCCGTCACATCTACGCTGATCGCTATAGAGGGCACGATCCTTTCTTTTGTCTAATTTTATGGCAGAGTTCACAGATTGCAGACTTTCTTTAGTAAGAAACAACTGCTGAGAGCACGCTGTAAAGATGAAATTTGCGAGGCAGTTTGGAGCCTTCTAATGTGATAAGAGCGGCTTCTTTGTTGCCCATGGGCCGAGCGCTAACTATTTTGAACGAGTAGCAAGTGGTGAGGTTCGCCATGCGTTATTTATTGGTGAGTCGATCAGCACGATAGAGCATGCCATGAATCTGACCATGATAAAGTAGTTTCCTAACTTGAATTGGTATTTCGTTGGTGAAGACGTGGGGCAACCAAATGATGCTAGGTTGGTTGGTCACGCGGTGTTCATTAAAGGCGGTGTTAGCCTGGAAGTGTGGGCCGGCGATTGCTCCACCTGTTCGTCTCTTTCGTTGGTCAGGGATTTGTTACCAGATTTGTATGTGTTCACTGTTGCGTAGATACGCGAGTAGAAAGCGTGAAATCGTCTTACGAGGTATTTTTGGCTATTCGGGGAATATTATCTGTTCCACACACGATTGGAAATCCTCTTATTTGCAGATTGTCAGGTAGAGTATTGCGTTCGATATTGAAGTGCCGGCCGGGCCCAAATGAAGTGCCCCACGTCACCAGTTTCCTGACATCCTGTGCATAACGGAGAGGTACCTCGACCAGTTTTGCACGCCAATTCTGGAGTGCAAGCCAATCCTTTTTTATTCTATTGATGAGAGTGACTTCTTATCGGTTAAGCCCTTTCACTGAAAGTGaaaaatttgtcggcccttccactatgtgaagatggttaaccagtgaaggtgaaacgtgcggcctcggtgtttatcactgggttcatcccgagggttcattaaagtattacTCAATGatgaggttacgcacacgttcggctgcgacggagagaacgacgtcactgacggtatgcccgcagtccgccgttgtcgcttgcgttcgatgtctcgggtttgctcggcggtgtggttagcagcatccgcccgccattgccgcttgcggttcctcgaaattaaattgcttcaaaattaaatctgtctgttacgtaagacaaagaatggctcatacccccttaagcaatggcccatacccccgcAAACGTGGCCTCCcaattacggcgacagaagagaagtgaaattctacgctgaaatggcGAGTGGCAATTGggcagccagctgtggatgaagacgacgagcgcgtgccgagcacgagccaacgagccagctgcggaagcagaagacaacgctcgagccactgctgatgatgatagttttctgtggacaggcgatttcgccagCCATATGAAGCTTCACTTTAAAGAAATGATCGAAGATGACCGACAGGCGATGGCGGAAGTGGCGGCGTGAGAGCTGGCAGGAAGGAGAAGTCACTATACGCCAAGGGGGAGTTTCCGCTCCACGCGCGCTATATACCTGCCACGCACGTTCGATGAACGCTCTAGCGTGTTTAAGCGCACGTGCACGTTTTCCCTCGGTGCTATTATTACACAAGCCGTCAGCGCAGGCACTGATTTGCATGTTGATCGCCGGCGCCCTCTCTTCTTGCCATATCGCCGTGATGTCGCTCATTGATTAGCATAGCAGTGCGCGAATCGTCCTGGCAGAAGTGCCGTGAGAAAGTGCTCGCCCTCGTAGTCGCACAACCAAAAAGGGTGGCCGCATATTTCCGTCGAACTTTGAGGGACCCGCCTTTTTTACTCTAGCAGCATCTTGCGCATTGATTATTTGATTTGTACTTCTCGCAAGAGCGCTAAAGCTATAATAACATTGTAACGAAACATGAGTTGcaggaagggggaaaaaaaaaagtgagtaggCAGTAAAGGACCAATAATGGCGAGGGCATACCTATGTAGTTCATATCCGCGGATCAAATTCATGGTTACGGGATCGCACTATTGCTGCGTTTCCCGAGCCTTGGTGCACATAGAGGGCCAGAGAGGGTATGGTCATAAAAATGGTACGTATCTTTATATATTTTGTAATGTTTGAGCATGTTTATATTCTCCTGAAGTGCCCGAAACAATACTGACGGAGAAGCATACTAGGCATAGCGCTGGTAATACAGCCAACGCGTTCGCACGTGTTGCGATCTTGATGTGCTTCTTCCGCGTACCTCCCCACCAAGAGTAATAAAACAGAACGTGCATGTTAGTGCCATGAGGTTGTGACTACAGGGAACGAACTCGAAACATGTATGCATCAAAAACGGCCTTAACGACCGATTTCTTTCTCAGCGCGAGTGGAACTGCCGCGTCAGAAGCATTAAATGAAATAGCCCCACGGGTCGAGTTGTCCTCGTCCAGTCGATATTGCCCACGACACGTTTCCTAGTGTCGCGAGATTACTATACCTTGCACCGAGTTTACATTCATGAAAAAGCGGAGCATCTTAAACGTAATGTGGGGCGACACTCTCTGGTTTAATTAGAAGCGTTGCATATAATTACTGAACCGTTCTTTTCTTCCTACGTTTATGCGTTATGCGAGGTACGCAGTGGATTACCCCTGTGTACTAtacaaggtgttttttttttttagttgcaccaaaCTTTTAAATTCGAAAAATGtttatcttggtcacgttatgtttagcattctagtgtacggattggcggcctctagatacagagcaatttccgcacttacgtgcgtaattagcgatgTTACGGTAATTAATATTCTTATTATCAACAATAGGGGGCCACAGCAAATTAGTaatttggggcccgtcctcgacactacctaccTCAACGAAACAATTTCAATAGCGGAgctcatgtgggagctacgcgaacaattagctccccttggcaggctccttcaaactgaaactggccgcaaaaagagcgtctgtgtcgtcgatatCGACACATTTTTTTGTTAAAACAAACCCATTTTTTAAAGAAACACATTTTTTCAAAACAAACCCCTGAATCGTTGTCTAAAATCCCCGGCTCAAACCGTCTGCCTTCTTATTTTGGCTCGCTTTCCTATTCTTGACCTTGAAGTTCTATTCCAGCAAGATGATACTCCATCTCAGCAgtctcacgtccgtctttttttaCATTTGTCTCAGCCCGGCAAGATGACAATGGTCGCTCTCGACCGGGAATTTAGCTTTTGAAATGCCCATCTCGCGGTGTTAATTTTCGACTGAAGTACAGCACGGTATGCTCTTCAACGCTTTCGTTAAGTTGGGCAAGGACAACACCTAGGCCACGGTTGCCGGTGTCACATCGGAGAATTAATTCTCTGCGAAAGTCTGGCGAGTCAAGCACAGGCCTTGAAGTCGAAGCTTCTTTCTCAAAACAATGCACATATTCCGAATTCGGCCTCTCAAATCCTCCACTTCCGTGTGATGCACGTACTAACGTTTTCTTTCTCTGGTCCACAAATGACCCGCACTAGAGCAATAACCAACAAAATTTTGCAAATTACGTGTTCGAAACTACACGAAAATTGGAGCTTATTTCTGAATACTTCTACGCGCGTTCTAAGCGCTACTCAATACGCTGTTGTCTTACGCATATATAGATGCGACACACGCACCAACACATTACCTCT is a window of Dermacentor silvarum isolate Dsil-2018 chromosome 4, BIME_Dsil_1.4, whole genome shotgun sequence DNA encoding:
- the LOC119448241 gene encoding uncharacterized protein LOC119448241, with product MPGRCDVAGCPNGPRRLNKGTKSSDSNVNYHTVPPDEPRRSRWFSSVPMLQREVKEPMRRHVCSLHFRPEDYEHNYLLRQSVEVPFHVRLRRNAVPSIFLSSFEELHNTSFHLKPIEISSKTFTWEAPLLQDECVVALSPGAKNAETQTDFLQRPAERIGYGYRSVGNAKGVQAKPLLGPSVGIQVNTTIKLMRSTALQVNTLKTIKPISDCAVLMSARQPVMHRRSRPIKELSLRFPHLVHLQYCENLTGMTQRTSRNFTCTPDVTFDE